Part of the Primulina huaijiensis isolate GDHJ02 chromosome 15, ASM1229523v2, whole genome shotgun sequence genome is shown below.
TTGCCTCAAAAAGAAGAAAGAGAGCTGGGCATCTGCTTTCTGTTTGTGTTGGATGAAGGCACTACACTTTTGACATCGTCTTCCTTGAGGTCTCTTGATGTGATATATAAATTGGATTTTAGCATTAACATGAAATGCAGATTTAGATCTCTTATCCGGTTATCAAATCTTGCATTacctcaaaaagaaaaaaagttggGCTACCGCTTTGTTTTTGCATTGAATGAagctattaaattttttaaataatcttcTTTGAGTCTCGGGATTGCTTTCTTAAATCCAAcaaatcttaaattaaattttaggtgaacagttttacaaaattataatttatagctTCAAAATATGTCGTTTTGCTCTACTCAACTCAGTTAATGAATATGCGTTTAGAATTTAGTTGTTAAACTATCCCACTATTGGAAATTTCTGTATGCATACTGTAAACTTAAATGTAACAATTCATTTCAACTTACATAGTTTGTTTGTGTCACAATTACTCTGATAGATAGCATATTGCTAATTTTTGTAGATCGACTCATCTTTACAATAATTTGGTAAATCCTAATATGAATTTATATTCAACATGCATTCATActtacaaattttatattagatttaattatatttctttTCATCTTTAACCTTAAATATATAGGTTATTGATTTATTCATGCATCATATTACACATAACCCATGCACATGTCTCATATATTACGTTACACACGCAACACATGTGCATCGGCGGCTAGTCTTATATTATGGTATATCAAACACACAAAATCTCAAAGATTGTAATATATCCAATAGGTCTcgttaaatttgaatttatttgatagttattttgatttttgggTAGCTGGTGCTTGTGTGGATTGAATTGTGctaaaaatacttgtatttaTTGATAATTTGTGTCCTTTTTCATTGAGCAGGGTATTTGTGGGTAGGAAGACAGTTCAAAGTGCTTATCCTTAGCAAGAGAAGTGTGGAAggttggatatatatatattcttcttTCTAAGATTTGGTGAATTGCAATGGCTTGGTTTAGAGCTGGGTCTCAAGTGGCAAAGCTTGCTGTGAGGCGAACTATATCACAAAGTGGTTCATACTTAGCGAGAACTCGGGTCTCTTCTGTGCAGAACCAATATTTTCATTCTACAGTTTTTACGTCAAAGTCCCAATCAGCTCCTGTCCCTCGTCCTGTTCCACTCTCCAGGTTGACCGATAGCTTTCTGGATGGGACCAGCAGTGTTTATCTTGAAGAGCTTCAGAGGGCATGGGAGCAAGATCCCAGTAGCGTTGATGAATCATGGGACAACTTCTTCAGGAACTTTGTTGGTCAGGCTAGTACGTCACCTGGAATTTCTGGCCAAACGATACAAGAGAGCATGCGGCTTTTGTTGCTCGTGAGAGCTTACCAAGTTTATGGTCACATGAAAGCTACATTGGATCCGCTGGACTTGGAACAGAGGCCCATTCCTGATGATCTAGACCCAGCCCTTTATGGTTTGTCAGAAGCTGATCTTGATAGAGAATTCTTCATTGGTGTTTGGAGAATGCATGGCTTCTTGTCTGAGAATCGTCCCGTGCAAACTTTAAGGGCAATATTGACTAGATTAGAACAGGCTTATTGTGGAAAAATTGGCTATGAATACATGCATATTGCTGATCGTGAAAAGTGCAACTGGTTGAGAGACAAAATTGAGACTCCAATACCAATGGAGTATAGTCGTCAGAGGCGAGAGGTGATCCTCGACCGACTTATTTGGAGTACTCAATTTGAGAATTTCTTAGCAGCCAAATGGACGGCAGCCAAGAGGTTCGGGCTTGAAGGTTGTGAGACATTGATTCCCGGCATGAAGGAGATGTTTGATAGGGCAGCTGATCTAGGGGTAGAGAGCATAGTTATCGGAATGTCACACAGAGGAAGACTGAACGTTCTGGGAAATGTTGTCAGGAAACCACTGCGACAAATATTTAGTGAGTTTAGTGGTGGTACAAAACCTGTGGATGAGGTTGGGCTTTACACTGGAACAGGGGATGTTAAATATCACTTGGGAACTTCCTATGATAGGCCAACTCGGGGTGGTAAGAGAATTCACTTGTCTTTGGTTGCTAATCCAAGTCACTTAGAGGCAGTGGACCCTGTTGTGGTAGGGAAAACTAGAGCCAAACAATATTACTCTAATGACATCGACAGAACAAAAAACATGGGTGTCTTGATCCACGGCGATGGTAGTTTTGCTGGACAAGGTGTTGTATATGAAACCTTGCATCTTAGTGCTCTTCCAAATTACACCACTGGCGGGACCATTCACATTGTAGTGAACAATCAAGTAGCATTCACTACCGACCCTCAAGCAGGAAGATCTTCACAGTATTGCACAGATGTTGCCAAAGCTTTGAGTGCACCAATTTTCCATGTCAATGGTGACGATGTAGAGGCAGTTGTTCACGCTTGCGAACTTGCCGCGGAGTGGCGGCAGATGTTCCACACTGATGTTGTGGTTGACATTGTATGCTATCGTCGATTTGGGCACAATGAAATTGACGAACCATCCTTCACTCAACCTAAAATGTACAAGGTCATTTCTGAATATTACCTTTTATGGTTTAAACTTTTATTTGATTTACCGGTATCTTTACCTTTACCTTTTTATTTCTTGGATTCTTTTTAAAAGCTCATTCTTAATGATGCCTGGTATTCAGTTGTGTATTGGTTATTGAAACTTCTTAATTTCTTACTTCAATGCCTTTTATAGGTTATACGGAATCATCCTTCGGCACTTGAGATTTACCAAAAAAAACTGCTAGAATCTGGTCATGTGACAAAAGAAGACATTGATAAGATAAGCAGCAAAGTCCTAACAATTCTCAATGAAGAATTTACTGCCAGCAAAGAATATGTCCCACAAAGAAGGGACTGGCTTTCAGCTTACTGGACCGGTTTCAAGTCTCCTGAACAGCTTTCACGTATCCGTAACACTGGGTAATGTTATATTTGTTATTCATATTATGCAGTTCTTTTACTGCTTAATGTTTGTTGTGTATTTAACATATCCTATTTTTCAGAGTGAAACCTGAGATTTTGAAGAATGTTGGCAAGGCAATTACTACTCTGCCTGAAAATTTTAAACCTCATAGAGCAGTGAAGAGAATTTTTGAGGACCGTGCCAAAATGATTGAGACAGGGGAGGGTATTGACTGGGCGGTGGGAGAAGCACTCGCCTTCGCGACCTTGCTTGTGGAAGGAAATCATGTTAGATTGAGCGGACAGGATGTTGAGCGAGGTACTTTCAGCCACAGACACTCTGTTCTACATGATCAGGAAACTGGGGAACAATACTGCCCTTTAGACCATGTTATGATAAACCAAAATGAAGAGATGTTTACTGTAAGCAACAGGTATGTTCCGGTACTATCTCTGCTCTATATATCAAGTTATGTGTGGATTATTTTCTGGAGTGTATTTATCTTAATTACTGTAAGTCATAAATATTTAACTGGAAAACATTCTAAATGATATCACTCTATTTCCCTTTATCACCGTTAACAATGCTTTGAAAATTCTTCTTGtttatacataaataaattgcAGTGATTTTCGCTTCAAGACATGTCTATTTACTTGTACTGAGTAAAGGAGACAAACTTTTGAAGAAATCTGATCAAATATGTTTGTTTTTGAACCTTTTGTGTGTTATATGGTTGCCCGTGTCAGAAAATCCTACCAAAATATCCTGTTATATTTTATACTCGAAATTTTTCTTGGATTTATCTATTTGAATTCATATGCTTTCAGCTGCTTAgacttatatatttgaaaatacctGGTTTCAAACAGAGATTGAGGTAGCGTTTGTTGAGCTTTCAATTCAATTCCAAAGTTTTGCAGAACATATTGAAAttggatatatattttgatgttgtgtaaaaatagatttattataatttattcgGAAAAAAGTAAGAGCGAAATGATTTGGAGAAAAAAATAACGATTGTGTGATTATTATGCTttgaattgttgatttgatACGTGGAATGATGAGTTGggtaaattttttgaaaaaagaatACGACTGGTGGTCGTTTGATTATTCATCTAGAAATGGTTGGACTCTTGAATTGAGTCAAACCCAAAAAAcccctaaatttttttttatatctcatGGATTCAAGTTGATGATTTTATGGAACCAGGTTAATGGTTTGGCTAAGCACTGGGCATCAAGATAGCTAGGAGGGAATATTATTCTTGGCCTTAGATGAGATATCCGTCTTATCCAAATGAAAGAAGTACACGACATAAATCTTATCAAGCCTTATCATGCAGAAAGTCTTAAgcacaaatattaaaaatcgAAGATGATTAAGCAGACAACTTAGTTTAAACATCAGTTTTAGTTTCCATGCTATCATGTTCTGTAGCATTGATTTCAAATCTAAAGCATCAAAGGGTGAATTAAAATATAGCTCTAGTTTGTGAGGCAGAACAGACTAAAAGCAGAAATAAGAAGTAATAAGTGACGAATACAAATGCTATTCTAGTCTTCCTCATCAGCACAGTTCTGCTCACATTTATTGTGATTATAATGGAACCTGTAAACCCATAATCATCCTCTTCTAAGGTTGACACCGGCCTCTTCTGTTTCCTTATCCATTAATGATGTGCCGTAGTGACAGATAAAGTT
Proteins encoded:
- the LOC140960271 gene encoding uncharacterized protein, with protein sequence MAWFRAGSQVAKLAVRRTISQSGSYLARTRVSSVQNQYFHSTVFTSKSQSAPVPRPVPLSRLTDSFLDGTSSVYLEELQRAWEQDPSSVDESWDNFFRNFVGQASTSPGISGQTIQESMRLLLLVRAYQVYGHMKATLDPLDLEQRPIPDDLDPALYGLSEADLDREFFIGVWRMHGFLSENRPVQTLRAILTRLEQAYCGKIGYEYMHIADREKCNWLRDKIETPIPMEYSRQRREVILDRLIWSTQFENFLAAKWTAAKRFGLEGCETLIPGMKEMFDRAADLGVESIVIGMSHRGRLNVLGNVVRKPLRQIFSEFSGGTKPVDEVGLYTGTGDVKYHLGTSYDRPTRGGKRIHLSLVANPSHLEAVDPVVVGKTRAKQYYSNDIDRTKNMGVLIHGDGSFAGQGVVYETLHLSALPNYTTGGTIHIVVNNQVAFTTDPQAGRSSQYCTDVAKALSAPIFHVNGDDVEAVVHACELAAEWRQMFHTDVVVDIVCYRRFGHNEIDEPSFTQPKMYKVIRNHPSALEIYQKKLLESGHVTKEDIDKISSKVLTILNEEFTASKEYVPQRRDWLSAYWTGFKSPEQLSRIRNTGVKPEILKNVGKAITTLPENFKPHRAVKRIFEDRAKMIETGEGIDWAVGEALAFATLLVEGNHVRLSGQDVERGTFSHRHSVLHDQETGEQYCPLDHVMINQNEEMFTVSNSSLSEFGVLGFEVGYSMENPNSLVLWEAQFGDFANGAQVIFDQFVSSGESKWLRQTGLVVLLPHGYDGQGPEHSSARLERFLQMSDDNPFVIPEMDSTLRKQIQECNFQVVNVTTPANYFHVLRRQLHREFRKPLIVMSPKNLLRHKDCKSNLSEFDDVQGHPGFDKQGTRFKRLIKDQNDHSDLEEGIRRLVLCSGKVYYELDEERKKVGGKDIAICRVEQLCPFPYDLIQRELKRYPNSEIVWCQEEPMNMGAYSYVAPRLGTAMKALSRGTVDDIKYVGRAPSAATATGFYQVHVKEQTELVHKAMQPDPINS